From the genome of Gammaproteobacteria bacterium, one region includes:
- a CDS encoding cupin domain-containing protein, whose translation MNPEYENRSEHDALPADVSEALGEAHTGAALSPQSEMRLRREILARVAEERSVKRGFLTIRADEGEWLSIAPGIRKKPLYTDTVAGTESYLLKVEPGVQAPHHGHRGTELCLVLEGSLRYGPLHLSAGDWHVAHRESVHPKAFTDTGALLFIQEPLENSIAAP comes from the coding sequence ATGAACCCTGAGTACGAGAATCGTTCCGAACACGATGCCTTGCCGGCGGACGTCTCGGAGGCCCTTGGTGAGGCACACACGGGTGCGGCGCTGTCACCTCAGAGCGAGATGCGTCTGCGCCGCGAGATCCTTGCCCGCGTGGCGGAGGAACGTTCGGTAAAGCGCGGGTTCCTCACGATACGCGCCGATGAAGGCGAGTGGTTGAGCATCGCACCCGGTATCCGGAAAAAGCCCCTGTATACCGACACCGTCGCAGGGACGGAGTCCTACCTGTTGAAGGTGGAACCCGGTGTGCAAGCGCCCCACCATGGTCACCGGGGTACGGAACTCTGTCTGGTGCTGGAAGGCAGTTTGCGCTACGGTCCGCTGCACCTGTCAGCGGGAGACTGGCACGTGGCGCACCGGGAAAGCGTTCACCCCAAAGCCTTCACCGACACGGGTGCCCTGTTGTTTATACAGGAACCGCTGGAGAACAGCATCGCGGCCCCCTAG